Proteins from one Arthrobacter sp. DNA4 genomic window:
- a CDS encoding DUF4244 domain-containing protein, whose translation MSTNHYRRNHSAGMSAPAASRQMVTASRPMAIGPAGSRGNAGGTQYTSPAVAANTPVNRAFVPQTPASGASFPGASFPPPGNVVELYPDAVRTPRTRRSVGLLGSEAGMATAEYAIATLAAVGFAGLLVFILRSDEVRGFLLNLIRTALALP comes from the coding sequence ATGTCCACCAACCACTACCGCCGCAATCACTCCGCCGGGATGTCCGCGCCCGCTGCTTCCAGGCAGATGGTCACCGCGTCCCGGCCGATGGCCATTGGCCCAGCCGGCAGCCGTGGCAACGCGGGCGGGACGCAGTACACATCCCCTGCCGTCGCCGCGAACACACCAGTCAACCGCGCATTCGTTCCGCAGACACCGGCCTCAGGTGCGTCCTTTCCAGGGGCATCCTTCCCGCCGCCCGGCAACGTGGTGGAGCTGTACCCGGACGCGGTCCGCACCCCCAGGACCCGGCGCAGCGTAGGTTTGCTGGGCTCGGAAGCCGGCATGGCAACGGCCGAATACGCCATTGCCACCCTGGCCGCGGTGGGTTTTGCCGGCCTGCTCGTGTTCATCCTCCGCAGCGATGAAGTGCGTGGTTTCCTGCTGAACCTCATCCGCACCGCCCTGGCGCTGCCGTGA
- the topA gene encoding type I DNA topoisomerase, with amino-acid sequence MPSKAKTGKKLVIVESPAKSKTIAKYLGEGFIVEASIGHIRDLPQPSELPAELKKTSVGKFAVDIEHDFKPYYVVSPDKKKKVTELKAALKDADELYLATDGDREGEAIAWHLLEVLKPKVPVYRMTFGEITKEAIQRAMGNLRDVDQDLVDAQETRRVLDRLYGYEISPVLWRKVARGLSAGRVQSVVTRMVVDRERERMAFKAASYWDLTGQFGAESGSFKAKLAAVDGAKVATGRDFNDNGELTSRNVAHLNEELATSLAAGLQNADFRVRSVDTKPYTRRPAAPFTTSTLQQEAGRKLRFSSKSTMQIAQRLYENGYITYMRTDSSALSDEAITAARRQASELYGPEYIPQSPRVYSNKAANAQEAHEAIRPAGDSFRTPAQVAKQLSGDEFRLYELIWKRTVASQMGDAKGSTATIRLGAESSDGRDAEFSASGTVITFPGFLAAYEEGKDETRGDDDSDEARRLPNVAKDDSLTAADIQAVGHETSPPPRYTEASLTAELEKKGIGRPSTYASTISTIQDRGYVRKQGSALVPSWIAFSVIRLLEQHFSDYVDYEFTADMEGDLDKIANGQEAGASWLRHFYFGEDSDPGLLSIVNNLGEIDAREINSIPITDEITLRVGKFGPYLESSAAVVDPKTGEIVESARANVPEDLAPDELTAAKAIELMETAAPEERVLGTDPHTGHTVVAKNGRYGAYVTEIIPEMTDEELANQPVEYYKNGKPKPPKKPVKAKPRTGSLFKSMTVESVTLDEALQLMSLPRALGEDAEGNLITVQNGRFGPYLKKGTDSRSIGSEEEIFTITLEQALEIYSQPKQRGARAAVPPLAEFGPDPVSEKNIVVKEGRFGPYITDGITNITVPRATSLEELTREQAVELLAEKRAKGPVKRTATRKAPAKKKATAKK; translated from the coding sequence GTGCCAAGCAAGGCCAAAACCGGCAAGAAACTCGTGATTGTGGAGTCTCCGGCCAAGAGCAAGACCATCGCCAAGTACCTCGGCGAGGGCTTCATCGTAGAGGCCTCCATTGGTCACATCCGGGACCTGCCGCAGCCGTCCGAACTCCCTGCCGAGCTGAAGAAAACCTCCGTCGGCAAGTTCGCCGTCGACATTGAACACGACTTCAAGCCCTACTACGTGGTGTCTCCGGACAAGAAGAAAAAGGTCACCGAGCTCAAAGCCGCGCTGAAGGACGCCGACGAACTCTATCTCGCAACCGATGGGGACCGCGAGGGCGAGGCCATCGCGTGGCACCTGCTGGAAGTACTCAAGCCCAAGGTCCCGGTGTACCGGATGACGTTCGGCGAAATCACCAAGGAAGCCATCCAGCGCGCCATGGGCAACCTGCGCGACGTGGACCAGGACCTGGTGGACGCCCAGGAAACCCGCCGCGTCCTGGACCGCCTCTACGGCTACGAAATCTCACCCGTGCTGTGGCGCAAGGTAGCCCGCGGCCTGTCCGCCGGACGCGTGCAGTCCGTGGTCACCCGCATGGTGGTGGACCGCGAACGCGAACGCATGGCCTTCAAGGCTGCCTCATACTGGGACCTGACCGGCCAGTTCGGCGCCGAATCGGGCTCGTTCAAGGCCAAGCTGGCCGCCGTTGACGGTGCCAAGGTAGCCACGGGCCGCGACTTCAACGACAACGGCGAGCTCACGTCCCGGAACGTTGCCCACCTCAACGAGGAACTGGCAACGTCCCTGGCGGCAGGCCTGCAGAACGCTGACTTCCGCGTCCGCTCGGTGGACACCAAGCCGTACACCCGCCGTCCCGCCGCGCCGTTCACCACCTCCACGCTGCAGCAGGAGGCCGGCCGCAAGCTGCGCTTCTCCTCCAAGAGCACCATGCAGATCGCCCAGCGGCTGTACGAAAACGGCTACATCACCTATATGCGTACGGACTCCTCCGCGTTGAGCGATGAGGCCATCACGGCAGCCCGCCGCCAGGCCTCCGAACTGTACGGCCCCGAATACATTCCGCAGTCGCCGCGCGTCTACTCCAACAAGGCCGCCAACGCCCAGGAAGCACACGAGGCCATCCGCCCCGCCGGTGACTCCTTCCGCACGCCTGCCCAGGTCGCCAAGCAGCTCTCCGGGGACGAGTTCCGCCTGTACGAGCTCATCTGGAAGCGCACGGTCGCCTCCCAGATGGGCGACGCCAAGGGGTCAACGGCCACTATCCGCCTGGGTGCGGAGTCCAGTGACGGGCGCGACGCCGAGTTCTCCGCCTCCGGCACCGTGATCACCTTCCCCGGCTTCCTTGCCGCCTACGAGGAAGGCAAGGACGAGACCCGCGGCGACGACGACTCCGACGAAGCACGCCGGCTGCCCAATGTGGCCAAGGATGACTCCCTGACGGCTGCGGACATCCAGGCTGTGGGCCACGAGACCTCCCCGCCGCCGCGCTACACGGAAGCCTCGCTGACCGCGGAGCTGGAGAAGAAGGGCATCGGCCGTCCGTCCACCTACGCCTCCACCATCTCCACCATCCAGGACCGCGGCTACGTCCGGAAGCAGGGCTCGGCCCTCGTGCCCAGCTGGATCGCCTTCTCCGTCATCCGGCTCCTGGAGCAGCATTTCTCCGACTACGTGGACTACGAGTTCACCGCCGACATGGAAGGCGACCTGGACAAGATCGCCAACGGCCAGGAAGCCGGTGCCTCGTGGCTGCGGCACTTCTACTTCGGCGAGGATTCCGATCCGGGCCTGCTGAGCATCGTCAACAACCTGGGCGAGATCGATGCCCGGGAAATCAACTCGATCCCGATCACCGACGAGATCACGCTCCGGGTGGGCAAGTTCGGCCCCTACCTGGAAAGCTCCGCCGCCGTGGTGGACCCGAAGACGGGCGAGATCGTGGAATCGGCGCGCGCCAACGTGCCCGAGGACCTGGCTCCCGATGAGCTGACCGCGGCCAAGGCCATCGAACTGATGGAGACGGCGGCCCCGGAGGAACGCGTGCTCGGCACCGATCCGCACACGGGACACACCGTGGTGGCCAAGAACGGCCGTTACGGCGCCTACGTCACCGAGATCATTCCTGAGATGACCGACGAGGAACTGGCCAACCAGCCGGTGGAGTACTACAAGAACGGCAAGCCCAAGCCGCCGAAGAAGCCCGTCAAGGCAAAGCCGCGCACGGGATCGCTCTTCAAGTCGATGACCGTTGAGTCCGTCACCCTGGACGAGGCACTCCAGCTCATGAGCCTGCCCCGGGCACTGGGGGAGGACGCCGAAGGCAACCTCATCACGGTGCAGAACGGCCGGTTCGGGCCCTACCTGAAGAAGGGGACTGACTCCCGCTCCATCGGTTCCGAAGAAGAAATCTTCACCATCACCCTGGAGCAGGCCCTGGAGATCTACTCGCAGCCCAAGCAGCGCGGCGCCCGTGCCGCGGTGCCCCCGCTGGCGGAGTTCGGACCGGACCCGGTATCCGAGAAGAACATCGTGGTGAAGGAGGGCCGGTTCGGGCCCTACATCACGGACGGCATCACCAACATCACGGTTCCCCGTGCCACCTCGCTGGAGGAACTCACCCGGGAACAGGCCGTGGAGTTGCTGGCGGAGAAGCGCGCCAAGGGCCCGGTCAAGCGGACCGCCACCCGCAAGGCGCCCGCCAAGAAGAAGGCAACGGCCAAGAAGTAG
- a CDS encoding rhodanese-related sulfurtransferase, with protein MALNKIVLFYGFTPIADPDAVRLWQRALCEKLGLTGRILISKDGINATVGGEIGAVKQYVKTTREYSGFRGIDVKWSDGGAEDFPRLSVKVRDEIVSFGAPGELKVDAGGVVGGGKHLKPEELHELVEARKQEGGDVVFFDGRNAFEAQIGRFKDAVVPDVATTHDFIKELESGKYDSLKDKPVVTYCTGGIRCEVLSSLMVNRGFKEVYQLDGGIVRYGEAFKDQGLWEGSLYVFDKRMHLEFSEDAKTIGQCARCSAPTSKFENCSNPSCRTLTLYCADCAASPETLRCPEGCAAA; from the coding sequence GTGGCTTTGAACAAGATTGTGCTCTTTTACGGCTTTACCCCCATTGCTGACCCGGACGCCGTCCGCCTCTGGCAGCGTGCCCTGTGCGAAAAGCTGGGACTGACCGGCCGCATCCTCATTTCCAAGGACGGGATCAATGCCACGGTGGGCGGGGAAATCGGCGCCGTCAAACAATACGTTAAGACCACCCGCGAGTACTCCGGGTTCCGGGGAATTGACGTCAAGTGGTCCGACGGCGGCGCGGAGGACTTCCCGCGGCTCAGCGTGAAGGTGCGGGACGAGATTGTTTCCTTCGGCGCGCCCGGAGAACTCAAGGTCGACGCCGGTGGTGTGGTTGGCGGCGGGAAGCACCTCAAGCCGGAGGAGCTCCACGAGCTTGTGGAGGCCAGGAAGCAGGAGGGCGGGGACGTGGTTTTCTTCGACGGCCGGAACGCCTTCGAAGCGCAGATTGGCCGGTTCAAGGACGCGGTGGTGCCGGATGTCGCCACGACCCATGACTTCATCAAGGAGCTGGAGTCCGGCAAGTACGACTCTTTGAAGGACAAGCCGGTGGTGACCTACTGCACCGGAGGCATCCGCTGCGAGGTGCTCTCCAGCCTGATGGTGAACCGTGGCTTCAAGGAGGTGTACCAGCTCGACGGCGGGATCGTCCGGTACGGCGAAGCCTTCAAGGACCAGGGGCTCTGGGAGGGATCGCTGTACGTCTTTGACAAGCGCATGCACCTGGAGTTCAGCGAGGACGCCAAGACCATCGGCCAGTGCGCCCGCTGCTCGGCGCCCACCAGTAAATTCGAGAACTGCTCCAACCCGAGCTGCCGCACCCTCACGCTGTACTGCGCCGATTGCGCCGCCAGCCCGGAGACGCTCCGCTGCCCTGAAGGCTGCGCGGCGGCCTGA
- a CDS encoding GNAT family N-acetyltransferase has product MSPETLVEDITGLLEVWVAGWAGCRGYRTSTEGRFPAALRSDTSGEWEVFASEPTDDEFAALAARTAESPARVLTILTNDPSRYAALAARQGLNVTSDSQTMMIVDMETQDAEDPWLSDDELSLSTYEQDGVHYAEVRSGDALAASGRVFVVGDTAVFDKIITEPAFQRRGLGSFIMRALAAQAFGHDVRAGLLLASLDGQKLYSHLGWTTVARVLMLSASHDGADLSLS; this is encoded by the coding sequence ATGAGCCCGGAAACCCTGGTTGAAGACATCACTGGCCTGCTCGAAGTGTGGGTTGCCGGCTGGGCCGGATGTCGCGGCTACCGGACCTCCACGGAGGGCCGTTTTCCCGCTGCTCTCCGCTCTGACACCAGCGGTGAGTGGGAAGTTTTCGCATCCGAACCCACCGATGACGAGTTCGCCGCCCTCGCGGCCAGGACTGCGGAATCCCCGGCGCGGGTACTGACCATTCTCACCAACGACCCCTCACGGTACGCCGCCCTGGCAGCCCGTCAGGGGCTGAACGTCACGTCTGATTCACAGACGATGATGATCGTGGACATGGAGACGCAGGACGCGGAGGACCCTTGGCTGTCCGACGACGAGCTGAGCCTGTCCACATACGAGCAGGACGGCGTGCACTATGCGGAGGTCCGCTCCGGAGACGCCCTCGCGGCCAGTGGCAGGGTGTTCGTGGTGGGTGATACCGCAGTGTTCGACAAGATCATCACCGAGCCGGCGTTCCAGCGCAGGGGCCTGGGCAGTTTCATCATGCGTGCGCTGGCGGCCCAGGCCTTCGGGCACGATGTCCGCGCCGGTTTGCTGCTGGCTTCCCTGGACGGGCAGAAGCTCTACTCCCATCTTGGCTGGACCACGGTAGCCCGGGTCCTGATGCTCTCGGCGTCCCATGACGGGGCGGACCTCTCCCTGAGCTGA
- a CDS encoding DEAD/DEAH box helicase, whose amino-acid sequence MNPHDSLIPLLGRGPEPEQLRHVRTIPAREAVHAPWPEWVHPDIAAAYGMLGIREPYRHQVDAADAAHSGQHVVVATGTASGKSLAYQLPALDAIHRSELRVLADPGKIHDDGAVTLYLSPTKALAADQLNAIRALKLPTVRAETYDGDTDPSARRWIRDHANFILANPDMLHFGILPNHAWWAGFFRRLRYVIVDEAHSYRGVFGSHVANLMRRLRRICAYYGAGTAFPEPVFIAASATASEPDVSFSRLIGAPVKAVSRDCSPHGATTVALWEPALTEVRGENGAKERRTAVAETSDLLANLVSARVRTIAFIKSRRGAETISAITKRLLDEVDPSLPQRVAAYRSGYLPEERRAVEKALRSGQLLGVSSTSALELGIDISGLDAVLVAGWPGTRASLFQQIGRAYRAGQDAIAAFVASDDPLDTFLVNHPEAIFDVSVEATVFDPSNPYVLGPHLCAAAAELPLGPAELDLFGPTAEMLLDRLVAQGYLRRRPAGWFWTHSQSAAAMVNLRADGGGPVSIVDAETGSLLGTMDSPQTHYQAHTGAVYVHQGDTYVVEDLNEDDHCVMVRRANPDYYTTARDVTQIEVLDTLRTMQWGDVTVHFGDVKVTTQVVSFQRKALISNEVLGEEPLELGARELFTKAVWFVVDNRSLTGAGLIEAQFPGALHAAEHAAIGLLPLVASSDRWDIGGVSTALHADTGVPTIFVYDGHPGGAGFAERGFDKAMVWLAATRDAIKACECDAGCPSCVQSPKCGNKNNPLDKGAAVTLLDVLLKDATEATPVDLEARS is encoded by the coding sequence GTGAACCCCCATGACTCCCTGATTCCTTTGCTGGGCCGCGGCCCGGAGCCGGAACAGCTGCGTCATGTCCGCACCATACCGGCGCGGGAGGCAGTCCACGCGCCCTGGCCTGAATGGGTTCACCCGGACATTGCGGCGGCGTACGGGATGCTGGGCATCCGCGAGCCATACCGGCACCAGGTTGACGCGGCCGATGCAGCGCACTCGGGCCAGCACGTTGTGGTGGCCACCGGCACTGCGTCCGGAAAGTCCCTGGCGTACCAGTTGCCGGCGCTGGATGCGATCCACCGGTCCGAGCTCCGCGTGCTCGCGGACCCGGGCAAGATTCACGACGACGGCGCCGTCACCCTTTACCTCTCCCCCACCAAGGCGTTGGCGGCGGACCAGCTGAACGCCATCCGCGCCCTGAAGCTGCCCACGGTGCGGGCGGAAACCTACGACGGCGATACCGACCCCTCCGCCCGCCGGTGGATCAGGGACCATGCCAACTTCATCCTGGCAAATCCCGATATGCTGCACTTTGGCATCCTTCCCAACCACGCGTGGTGGGCCGGTTTCTTCCGCCGGCTCCGCTACGTCATCGTGGACGAAGCGCACAGCTACCGGGGCGTATTTGGATCACACGTGGCCAACTTGATGCGGCGGCTGCGCCGGATCTGCGCCTATTACGGTGCGGGAACCGCGTTCCCCGAGCCCGTGTTCATCGCTGCCTCCGCCACCGCGTCCGAGCCCGATGTCTCGTTCTCCCGCCTCATCGGGGCGCCCGTCAAGGCGGTGTCCCGCGACTGCTCGCCGCACGGGGCCACCACCGTGGCACTGTGGGAACCGGCGCTGACCGAGGTCAGGGGCGAGAACGGCGCGAAGGAGCGGCGGACCGCTGTGGCCGAAACCTCCGACCTGCTGGCCAACCTGGTATCCGCCCGGGTCCGCACCATCGCCTTCATCAAATCCCGCCGCGGCGCCGAGACCATCTCCGCAATTACCAAGCGGCTCCTCGATGAGGTGGATCCCAGCCTCCCGCAGCGGGTTGCCGCCTACCGCTCGGGGTACCTGCCCGAGGAACGCCGGGCGGTGGAGAAAGCCCTGCGTTCGGGCCAGCTGCTGGGTGTTTCCAGCACGTCTGCGTTGGAACTCGGGATTGACATCTCGGGCCTGGATGCCGTGCTGGTGGCAGGCTGGCCCGGTACGCGGGCATCGTTGTTCCAGCAGATCGGCAGGGCTTACCGGGCGGGCCAGGATGCCATCGCGGCCTTTGTGGCCAGCGATGACCCGCTGGACACTTTCCTGGTAAACCATCCCGAGGCCATCTTCGACGTGTCGGTGGAAGCGACGGTCTTCGACCCTTCCAACCCCTATGTTCTGGGACCGCACCTGTGTGCGGCAGCCGCTGAGCTTCCCCTGGGGCCGGCCGAGCTGGACCTCTTTGGGCCCACCGCCGAAATGCTCCTGGACCGGCTGGTTGCCCAGGGCTACCTCCGGCGGCGGCCCGCGGGCTGGTTCTGGACCCACTCGCAGAGCGCGGCGGCGATGGTCAACCTGCGGGCAGACGGTGGGGGCCCGGTCAGCATCGTCGACGCGGAGACAGGTTCCCTCCTGGGGACCATGGACTCGCCGCAGACGCACTACCAGGCACACACCGGAGCCGTATATGTCCACCAGGGTGACACCTATGTGGTGGAGGACCTGAATGAAGACGACCACTGCGTCATGGTCCGCCGGGCCAACCCCGACTACTACACGACAGCACGCGACGTAACCCAGATCGAGGTCCTGGATACCCTGCGGACCATGCAGTGGGGTGACGTTACCGTCCACTTCGGTGACGTGAAGGTCACCACCCAGGTTGTCTCCTTCCAGCGCAAGGCCCTGATCTCCAATGAGGTCCTGGGCGAGGAGCCGCTGGAACTCGGTGCGCGGGAGCTCTTCACCAAGGCGGTGTGGTTCGTGGTGGACAACCGTTCGTTGACCGGGGCCGGCCTCATCGAAGCGCAGTTCCCGGGCGCCCTGCATGCCGCGGAGCACGCCGCGATAGGACTTCTGCCGCTGGTGGCTTCCAGCGACCGGTGGGACATCGGCGGGGTCTCCACTGCCCTGCATGCCGATACCGGGGTGCCCACCATTTTCGTGTACGACGGGCACCCCGGCGGAGCCGGCTTTGCCGAACGCGGATTCGACAAAGCCATGGTCTGGCTGGCAGCGACCCGCGATGCCATCAAGGCCTGCGAATGCGATGCCGGGTGCCCGTCCTGCGTGCAGTCCCCCAAATGCGGGAATAAGAACAACCCGCTGGACAAGGGCGCCGCCGTAACCCTCCTGGACGTGCTGCTCAAGGACGCCACGGAAGCCACGCCGGTGGATCTGGAAGCCAGGAGCTGA
- a CDS encoding type II secretion system F family protein: MTQGLAPGLTLFLLLAASTWLACSSHARPRQRLRHLLAPAAGAQPTAATKGASASSGSGLKDPAMMLELVAAMLDACAGIGRALDLVAASAAPQYRDSLRPVVSALAIGADWETAWRSSAIRLPEVLELRDALGFAALTGAPSSAILYAQAARLRRERFRAAEKRAASLGVKLVVPLGLCSLPAFICLGVVPVLLALVPSGS; the protein is encoded by the coding sequence ATGACCCAGGGTTTGGCTCCCGGCCTGACATTGTTCCTGCTGCTCGCGGCCAGCACCTGGCTTGCCTGTTCCAGCCACGCCAGGCCGCGCCAACGGCTGCGCCACCTGCTGGCTCCCGCTGCAGGGGCACAACCGACGGCAGCCACCAAAGGGGCGTCAGCGAGTTCCGGCAGCGGCCTGAAGGATCCGGCCATGATGCTGGAACTGGTGGCGGCCATGCTGGATGCCTGCGCCGGCATTGGCCGGGCGCTTGACCTGGTGGCTGCTTCGGCTGCGCCACAGTACCGGGACTCCCTGCGGCCCGTGGTCTCGGCGCTGGCCATCGGCGCCGACTGGGAAACAGCATGGCGGAGCTCCGCTATACGGCTGCCCGAAGTCCTGGAGCTGCGGGACGCGCTGGGTTTCGCCGCACTCACGGGCGCGCCGTCGTCAGCGATCCTGTACGCCCAGGCTGCAAGGCTCCGCCGGGAGCGGTTTCGGGCTGCGGAGAAGCGGGCCGCTTCGCTCGGCGTGAAGCTTGTGGTTCCCCTGGGCCTGTGCTCACTCCCGGCCTTCATCTGCCTTGGCGTCGTCCCGGTGCTGTTGGCCCTGGTGCCATCCGGTTCCTAG
- a CDS encoding TadE family type IV pilus minor pilin produces MTRPAGLLTFWKPLESVTGGVASSYGHPEPAGKTADARGTVTAEFAVALPAVLALLAMLLAGAAAGMTQLRIEEGARAGARALARGDDPAAVERTVRMLAGTSASASVTVDGGWFRVTVTDRVPGPLGSSIPWTLTARASTRSETAGSGAGSGDGSGDAGGVR; encoded by the coding sequence GTGACGCGTCCGGCAGGACTGCTGACGTTCTGGAAACCTCTTGAATCGGTGACCGGCGGTGTGGCCTCCAGCTACGGTCACCCGGAACCGGCGGGCAAGACTGCGGATGCCCGTGGCACTGTAACGGCAGAGTTCGCCGTGGCATTGCCGGCCGTGCTGGCACTGCTGGCCATGTTGCTCGCCGGAGCCGCCGCCGGCATGACGCAGCTGCGTATTGAAGAGGGAGCCCGGGCTGGCGCCAGGGCCCTGGCCAGGGGCGATGACCCCGCAGCCGTGGAACGGACCGTCAGGATGCTCGCCGGCACGTCGGCGTCCGCGTCCGTTACCGTCGACGGCGGCTGGTTCAGGGTCACGGTCACTGACCGGGTGCCCGGACCCCTGGGCAGCTCCATCCCCTGGACTCTCACCGCCCGCGCCTCAACGCGCAGCGAGACTGCGGGATCCGGCGCCGGCAGCGGCGACGGATCGGGCGATGCCGGGGGCGTCAGGTGA
- a CDS encoding Rv3654c family TadE-like protein, which translates to MTAMAVMLLLAQSAVLASRAAAAADLAALAAADALRGITTGEPCAVAAEVAARHAATVLSCSAGPGQTIEVRTELGERALLGAATGRARAGPPP; encoded by the coding sequence ATGACGGCCATGGCCGTCATGCTGCTGCTGGCCCAGTCAGCAGTGCTCGCGAGCAGGGCGGCGGCAGCAGCGGACCTGGCAGCTCTCGCCGCGGCGGATGCCCTCCGCGGCATCACCACGGGGGAGCCCTGCGCGGTGGCCGCTGAAGTGGCGGCGCGGCATGCGGCCACGGTCCTTAGCTGCTCAGCGGGCCCGGGACAGACGATTGAGGTGCGCACTGAGCTCGGTGAGCGCGCACTGCTGGGTGCCGCGACGGGACGCGCCCGGGCAGGTCCTCCACCGTAG
- a CDS encoding methyltransferase produces the protein MPGSPYEFTAGNTPDAPRSDVPALLSTLAADLRGLDYTLDGVARLLGPAASAALNRDQIIPALLAVEHAVRADSATAPLAAVVRLWLLAEPQERQTLDAALPGTGADGLLELGLVQPVPGSGLLTAKADLRPYGWDKNEDGSGGAELWVASDLAAHQQAGVLRHDHVLGIGQASTTLVQTTIRRHTERALDLGTGCGIQAFHLLHHCQHVTATDISERALAYARFNILLNAEALSVDPDRLEDRVSLRLGSLLEPVAGEEFGLVVSNPPFVITPRSPGEDAADQFTYRDGGLPGDGIVASLVAGLPGVLAPGGWAQMLGNWEVAAGSSWDERPKSWVRQGTDAWFIQREEVSPEQYAETWLRDASESRDRQHYREAYAQYLADFGSRDVAGIGFGMVWLRRPADGRAAAISRFEEITYPIEQPVGPHLGAAVERADWLAVHDLAATHLLVAEDVTEERHQRPGAEHPGVILLRQGAGLRRTNLMSTELAGFVSACDGDLTAGQIAGALEALLGGGEGFDAGAFQGALLADVANLVRDGFLVPAGNPAVE, from the coding sequence ATGCCTGGATCCCCTTATGAGTTCACCGCCGGAAATACCCCCGACGCACCCCGCAGCGATGTCCCCGCCCTGCTATCAACCCTCGCCGCGGACCTGCGCGGGCTGGACTACACGCTTGACGGCGTGGCGCGGCTGCTGGGCCCGGCGGCCTCGGCCGCACTGAACCGGGACCAGATCATCCCCGCGCTGCTCGCCGTCGAGCATGCTGTGCGGGCCGACAGCGCCACGGCGCCGCTCGCCGCCGTCGTCCGCTTGTGGCTGCTCGCCGAGCCGCAGGAACGCCAAACCCTCGACGCCGCACTGCCGGGCACCGGCGCCGACGGACTCCTTGAACTGGGGCTGGTGCAGCCTGTCCCCGGCTCCGGGCTCCTTACGGCGAAGGCTGACCTGCGGCCGTACGGCTGGGACAAGAATGAGGACGGCAGCGGCGGCGCGGAGCTGTGGGTGGCCAGCGACCTCGCCGCCCACCAGCAGGCTGGGGTGCTCCGGCACGACCACGTCCTGGGCATCGGGCAGGCATCCACCACCCTGGTGCAGACCACCATCCGCCGCCACACCGAGCGCGCGCTGGACCTGGGGACAGGGTGCGGCATCCAGGCCTTCCACCTGCTGCACCACTGCCAGCACGTGACCGCCACCGACATCTCCGAACGAGCGCTGGCCTACGCGCGGTTCAACATCCTGCTCAATGCGGAGGCGCTGTCCGTCGACCCGGACCGCCTCGAAGACCGGGTCAGCCTCCGTCTGGGGTCGCTCCTGGAGCCGGTGGCCGGGGAAGAGTTCGGCCTGGTGGTGTCCAACCCGCCGTTCGTCATCACCCCGCGCAGTCCCGGCGAGGACGCGGCGGACCAGTTCACCTACCGCGACGGCGGCCTCCCGGGCGACGGGATCGTGGCGTCCCTGGTGGCAGGCCTGCCCGGCGTTTTGGCCCCCGGCGGTTGGGCCCAGATGCTGGGCAACTGGGAGGTCGCCGCCGGCAGCAGCTGGGATGAGCGGCCAAAGTCCTGGGTGCGGCAGGGCACGGACGCCTGGTTCATCCAGCGTGAAGAGGTCAGCCCGGAACAATACGCCGAAACCTGGCTTCGTGACGCCTCGGAGTCCCGGGACCGGCAGCACTACCGGGAGGCGTATGCCCAGTACCTCGCCGATTTCGGGTCGCGGGATGTGGCCGGCATCGGCTTCGGCATGGTCTGGCTGCGCCGCCCCGCTGACGGCCGCGCTGCCGCCATCAGCCGCTTCGAGGAAATCACGTACCCCATCGAGCAGCCCGTGGGCCCCCACCTGGGTGCCGCCGTCGAACGCGCCGACTGGCTTGCTGTTCATGACCTTGCGGCCACGCACCTGCTCGTGGCGGAGGACGTCACCGAGGAGCGCCACCAGCGCCCGGGCGCCGAACACCCCGGCGTGATCCTGCTCCGGCAGGGTGCCGGGCTGCGCCGTACCAATTTGATGAGCACGGAGCTGGCCGGCTTCGTGTCCGCGTGCGACGGCGACCTCACCGCCGGGCAGATCGCCGGGGCTTTGGAGGCCCTCCTGGGCGGCGGGGAGGGGTTCGACGCCGGGGCTTTCCAGGGTGCGCTGCTCGCCGACGTGGCCAACCTGGTCCGTGACGGCTTCCTGGTCCCGGCCGGAAATCCCGCCGTCGAGTAA